ACGTCGATGCCGACCTTCTTCAGCGACGCCTGGATCGCCTCGGAGGACTTCACATCGGCCTTGTCGGTGTTGCGCACCGCCATGGTGGTCTTGAAGCCCTTCGGCTTGCCGCACTTCTTCAGCTCGGCCTTGGCCTTGGTGACATCGGGCTTGCCCTTGGCGATGCCGTACTGGTCGTCGCTCTTGTCGTGGCCGGGGACGACCGGCGGGAGCATGTTGATGGCGAGACCGCCACCGGCCATCGGGCCACCGCGCGCGGTCTGCACGGACTTGTGGTCCGTGCCGTAGATCGCGGCCTTGCGGCAGTGGATGTTGTCGAACGGCTTGATGCTCTGCGGGAACGCGACGTACGAGATGAACCCGGACTGCGAGTTGTCGACGTTGCCCTTGTGCTTCTTGAGCGCGGTCGTGCGGCCCTGTGAGTCCATGCCGCGCTGGTTGAGGTCGAGGTCCGCGTCCCCGTTGATGAGGCGCTTGTCGCGCTCGTCGGGGTTGGTGAGCAGCGTGACCTGGACCTTGTCGGGCAGCGCCTTGCGCAGGTCGTCGTTCTTCTTCGACCAGCTCGGGTTGCGCACCAGCGTCAGGTTCTTGTTCGGCGTGTACGACTGGAACTTGTACGGGCCCGAGGAGAACGGCTTCAGCGCGTACTTGGACTTCGCGTCCTTGTCCTTGCGCACCGGCGAGTTCGTCGGCATCGCGAGCATCTGCTCGAAGTCACCGTTGCGCTCGGCGAGGTGGAAGGTGATCTTGTTGCCCTTGGTCTCGATGCCCTTGAAGTCACCGCCCTCGTACGGGCCCTTGTACTTCCCGTCCGGGTCGAGGATGTCCTTCAGGTACGTCGGCCCGCCGGACAGCACCTTCTGGGCCCACTGGCGCTCGATGCCGTACTTGACGTCCTCCGCCGTGATCGGCTTGCCGTCCTCCCACTTCAGGCCGTCCTTGAGCTCGTACTCATAGGTCTTGCCGTCGTCGGAGATCTTGGCCTTGGCCTTGGCCAGGTCCGGCTTGAGGTTGATGCCCTTCTTGCCCGGCGCACCGTCGTAGCTCACCAGCTGGCGGCTGTAGTAGCGCGCGAAGTCGAAGGCGAAGGCGTAGTACATCCTGGTGGTGTCCCAGGAGTCGGCGTCCTGGACGCCGACGTACTTGATCGTGCCGCCCTTCTTGTCCGACGCCTTGGCGACCTTGTTGATGCCCGCGTTGAAGCCGGCGCCCGCGCTGTCGCTGTCGCTGTCACCGCCGCCGCAGGCCGAGGTGGCCAGCAGAGTGCCGATGGCGAGCGCGGAGACCGCGGCCAGTCGACGCCTCGATGTGCGTTTGGTTCTCACTGTCTCGCAACCTCCGTGTAGGTCACGGCCCGCACCATCGCGAGGCCGGGGGGATCTTGGCTGGGGGCTCAACGGGTCCCCTTGGGATCGAGCGCGTCGCGCACTCCGTCGCCGAAGAGGTTGAAGGCGAGCACCGTGAGGAAGATCGCGACACCGGGGATGATCATGTACATCGGGTCGGACTCATAGAACTGCACGGCGTCGGACAGCATCGAACCCCAGGAGGCGGTGGGCGGCTTGACGCCCACCCCGAGGAAGCTGAGCGCGGCCTCGGTGAGGATGTTGGTCGGGATCATCAACGTCGTGTAGACGGTGATCGGCGCGACCAGGTTCGGCATCAGTTCCTTGGTGAGGATGTAGCGCCGCCCGGCGCCCAGGCTTCGCGCGGCCTCGATGTACTCCCGCTCTCTGAGCGAGAGCACCTGGCCGCGCACGATCCGGCCGATGTACGGCCAGCCGAAGAAGCCGATCACCAGGATCATCACCAGCAGCCGTACGCCCGTGCCGGCGAGACCGAGCATGTCGTTCGGCATGACCGAGATCAGCGAGATGATGAAGAGGAGCTGCGGGAAGGCGAGCAGCATGTCCATCACGCGGCTGATGACCGCGTCGAGCCAGCCGCCGAAGTAGCCGGCCAGGGTGCCGAAGAGGGTGCCGATGACGACGGCGACGAACGCGGAGAGGAAGCCGACGAGGATGGAGACCCTCGCGCCGTAGACGATCCGGGCGAGGATGTCGCGGCCACTGACGGGCTCGACGCCGAGCAGGTGATCCCCGCTGATGCCGCCCAGGCTGCTCTTGGGGGTGCTGAACAGCGGGTCGATCAAGTTCTCGTGCCGCTCGTTGGGGCTCTGGCCCGTGAGCCCGGTGATGAGGGGCGCGAAGATCGCGACCAGGACCAGCAGCAGGACGATCGCGCCGCCGATGAGCGCCACCTTGTCACGCTTGAGCCGCTCCCAGGCGATGCGGCCGAGGGAACGGCCCTCGATCGCCTTCTCGGCACCGGTGGGGGCCGGCTCCGCGACCGCGGATTGCGCGGACGTCTCCTCGTGCAGTGGTGCCGTCATCGTGTTGGGAACCCCTTCTCGACCGGCAGTTGACCAGTCCACGCACACCGCTGTAGCGGCCGTTAAGCATGCAATTCGTAAACAAGGCCGAACAGCCTTATGGCTCGGGAGTCTTCATCGCGCTCACGATCAGTCGCCAGACCCACCGGGGAATGGATGCGCAACTGTGATGTGACTCGGCATGTTCCGTTATGCGGACGGAAGTTGACGTTGAGCGGTGCCTGACCAGGGGTTTTGTCCCGATCTGGGCCATCTGTAAAGCAGCTGGAACAGGCTGTCGCTCAGAAGGTGCGGGGGTACCCGTATCCGAAGCCCGGAGCGGCGCCCTGGGCCGCTCCGGCGTGGGCGTCACGGTCGAAGAAGGGCCGCGACTGGCGGCGCAGCCACATGGCCACCGGGTCGTAGTCGTCCGACATGGCGACCGTGGAGACCGGCAGCCCCGCGGGGACGGCCAGTACAGATTGCGCCATCATGCGTCGCGCGGCCTCGACGGAGACCGGGCCGTTGTCGTACAGCTCCAGGCCGATGGCCAGATACGGCACGCCCAGCGAGGGCTGCACCCAGGCCCGGCGCAGCGACCGGACAGCCGGGGTGTGGTGCGCGTTCTGGCTGAGCTGGGCGTAGAACTGCGGGATGTCGAGGGCGGGTTCACTGATGCGCAGCGGGCCGGCGGGCAGCTGGTCGAGGCCCACGGCGATGCGCCGCAGATCCGGCCAGGGGATGCCCAGGCCGCCGCCGGGAGCGTGCGGATTCAGCCAGATTCCCCAGCGGTCGGGAAAGAGGGCCGTGGCGATGTCCCGGCCGCTGACGACCTCGTGCGCGCGGTTCCAGCCGGAGGCCGCCAGCTCCTGGGCAGAGGTGACGCAGGGGGCGTAGCCGTAGCCGCCCACCTCCATGTTTCCGTACTGCGCGTCGGGGGACCCGGCCTGCCCGTTCCACAGCAGCATCCACAGCTGGCTTCCGGCGAGCGCCTGGAGCAGGGCCTCGTAGGTCTCGAAGGTGTCATAAACCCCCGGCGACACCTGCCGCAGGAGCTGCTCGACGCTTCCACCCGCGCTCACCTGGGCCGCCCTTCCCCTGCCGTCACCTGCCGTCACCGCTTCTCCACCTGGATCCGGTCCTCGGACCGGACACGTCGCAGGCCCCGCCCCGTCATCCAACCAGCTTACGAGCCGACCCGGGCATCGGCGTTCCTACTCAGCCTCGCAGCGTCCCCGTACTCAGTCGTGCCCCGGTCGCGCGTAGAAGGGCCGCACGCACTGCCGCATCCACTCCACCACGGGATCGCGGGCCGCATCCAGCAACACCATCTGGACGGGCCAGCGCACCTCGGCGGCGTGCAGGGCCCTGCCGAGCGCCTCGTGGGCCGCCTGCCGCGACTCCGGCTCCAGCATGTCGAGTTCGAGCCCGACGAAGAGCGCGGGCGGATCGCCCTCCGCGCTGGCGAGGGCGCGCCGCGCCGTCCGTACGAAGGGGAGTGCGCCGAACTCGGAGGAGGCGGCGGACAAGAAGGTCACCGGGTCGTCCTGCCAGTCCGGTTCGTACAGCCGCACCCGTGCGCCGCGGGCCACTCCGGCGACGGCCTGCTCGGCCGCGGTGTTCTTGCACAGCTCGGCGACGGCCTCCGGCGGCAGCGGCACCCCCACCGTGCCCTCCGGATTGACGGCGATGCCCACCTGCGGCGGCAGGCCCCGCGCGAATTCCCTGGCGGGGGCGATGGTGAACGACATGTGGCCGCCCGCGACGCTGAGGAACTGCTCCTCGGAGCTGAAGACGGGGACGTAGGCGGCGCCGTCCAACTCGATGGTGGGAAGGTCCAGGTCGCGGCTCTCCCGGCCGCCGCCCTCGGGCAGCGGCACCCATACACTGCTGCGCCCCAGGACCTCCAGCAGCCGGGCACCGGCTCCGGGGACCTGAACGGAGGCGGCCAGCGCCTCCTCCAACTCGTTACCGGGCCAGCCGCCTCCGTGTCCGGGGCCGAAGTGCTGCGGCTGCGGTGGCTGCGGCGGAACTGTCATGCGGCCAAGCCTATCCATGATCTCCGCCTGCCCGTCAGCCCTGCACAGGGCCGCTGACCCCGGTCGCGTCCGGGGTCTTGCCGCTGGTGTCCCCGTCCACGGCCCCTTCGCCGCTCCCGGGCGGCGGCACCGCGGGCGCGCGGGCCCCCGGAACGGGCGAGGGCACATCGGCGGACGACGCGGGGGTGAAGATCACCTCGCGCAGCGCCTGGGCCGAGCCCCGGTCCAGCAGCACCGAGGAGACACATCCGCCCGGCAGCCGTCCCGTCTGCGCCGCGGCCCGCAGTCTGCGCACCGCCCGCAGATGGCGCCGGAAGGCGTACCCCGAGACCCCACGGCCCCGCTCGGCCTGCCCGGACAGCGCGTCCCGGGCCGTCACGTCGAGCAGCAGCAGGTGGAGCGCGCGCCCCCGGCGCACCGCGTCCCTGGCCAGCCAGCGGCGTACCCAGCTCTGCGTACCGCAGTCGTGGACCACCACGGCAGCCCCCGAGGCCAGCGCCCGGCGCAGCCCCGCGTAGTGCGCGATCCGCACCAGCGGGCGGTAGACGCCGTACGGCAGCCAGCCGGGCAGCCGGCGCTCCCAGCGCTCCCGGGTGTCCTGGGAGTCGACGCGGATGACGTCGGCGCGCGCGGGCACGGCCGCGCGGATCAGCGTGGACTTGCCGCCGCCGGGCAGTCCCGAGACCACCACCACGTCCCCCGCCGGGTAGCGCAGCGTGTGTCTGGCGACGGTCCCCCGCAGGTCGTGGGGAACGTCGGCACGGGTGGCCGTGGCCGCGTCTGGTCCCCTCGCTGTCGTATCGGCACCGCGCAGGCTGCCCACGGATCACCCCTCCCGGACGCGACGGCTCCGCCGCCGCTCCAGAAGAGAGTGTCAAGAAAAGGTAATGCGATTCAAGGTGAATGCCTCCCGCTCAGGGGCAGTCATGGTCCGCTCACCCGTGCGATGATGTCCGGGCCAACTCCATACCGGCCGTTCGAGCCCGCGCGGGAGAGTCCCTGGCAGCAGCACGCCGGGGCGCCGAAGGAGCAAGATCCTCCCTTGAATCTCTCAGGCCCCGATACCGCGCGGGCGAGGCAGATCTGAAAAGCGGGCCCTCGTGCGACGCGACGCGTGGCACGGCGGCTCCACCCACGGTGCAAGCCCGGCTCCAGCCGTTCGGGAGCTGTCGGCGAACCTCTCAGGTTCCGATGACAGATGGGGAGGACATCCGTGTCACACCCAGCTTCGGGAGCCTGAATGACTGAGCCTGAGCCCTCGGCCGCCCCTGCGCCGACCGCGCACGATCCGGCCGTACGCAAGACCGCCCTGGACGCCACGCACCGTGCGCTGGGGGCGACCATGACCGACTTCGCGGGCTGGGACATGCCGCTGCGCTACGGCAGCGAGCGCGAGGAGCACTTGGCGGTCCGCTCCAGGGCGGGGCTCTTCGACCTCTCGCACATGGGCGAGATCACCCTCACCGGCCCCCAGGCGGGCGAGCTGCTGGACTACGCGCTGGTGGGCAATCTCTCCAAGCTGGCCGTCGGCCGGGCCCGCTACACCATGATCTGCGACGAGAACGGCGGCATCCTCGACGACCTGATCGTCTACCGGCTGGCCGACCAGGAGTACATGGTGGTCGCCAACGCGGCCAACGCGCAGGTGGTACTGGACGCGCTCCACGAGCGGCTGGACGCCCCGGAGACCGGGCTGCGCAGCGGCGCCGAGGTGCGCGACGACCGCGACGGCTACGCGCTGCTGGCCGTCCAGGGCCCCGAGGCCGCGGGCATCCTGCGCAAGCTGACCGGCTTCGACGTGGACGGGCTGCGGTACTACGCGGGCGAGCGCGACATCGTCGCGGGCCGGGCCGCGCTGATCGCCCGTACGGGATACACCGGCGAGGACGGCTTCGAGCTGTTCGTGGCGCCCCAGGACGCGGAGGCCGTCTGGAGCGCGCTGACGGAGGCGGGCGCCGACGCGGGCCTGGTGCCGTGCGGGCTCAGCTGCCGGGACACGCTGCGCCTGGAGGCGGGCATGCCGCTGTACGGGCACGAGCTGTCGACCGCGCTGACGCCCTTCGACGCGGGCCTGGGCAGGACCGTCAAGTTCGAGAAGACCACGAACGAGGGCCGCTTCGTCGGCCGGGAGGCCCTGGCGGCGGCGGCCGAGCGGGCCGAGTCGGCACCGCCGCGCAAGCTGGTCGGGCTGGTCGCCACCGGGCGCCGGGTGCCGCGCGCGGGATACCCCGTGGTCGCGGGCGAGGGCACGGTCATCGGCGAGGTCACCTCCGGCGCCCCCTCTCCCACCCTGGGCAAGCCGATCGCGATGGCGTATGTGGACGCCGCGCACGCGGCGCCCGGCACCGAGGGCGTCGCGGTGGACATCCGCGGCTCTCATGAGCCGTACGAGGTCGTCGCGCTTCCCTTCTACAAGCGCGGCTGATCCCCTCCGCAAGCGTCGGCCGACCCCTCGGCCGCCGCCCGTCCGGTGTCCCCATCCGGTGTCCGGCGCTGCCGGGGCGGGGAGAGTGTTTCCCGTCCCACCTGCCAAGACCGTTTCCGTCGCACGCATCTCATCCGGGAGAATCAGACCATGAGCAACCCCCAGCAGCTCCGCTACAGCAAGGAGCACGAGTGGCTGTCGGACGCCGAGAGCGGTGTCGCGACGGTCGGCATCACCGCGCACGCCGCGACGGCGCTCGGCGATGTCGTCTTCGTCCAGCTCCCCGAGGTGGGGGACACCGTCACCGCGGGTGAGAGCTGTGGCGAGCTGGAGTCGACCAAGTCCGTCAGCGACCTCTACTCCCCCGCCTCCGGCGAGATCACCGAGATCAACCAGGACGTCGTGGACGACCCGGCGCTCGTCAACTCCGCCCCGTTCGAGGGCGGCTGGCTGTTCAAGGTGACGCTGTCCGAGGAGCCGAAGGATCTGCTCTCGGCCGACGAGTACACCGCGTTCGCCTCCGGCAGCTGAGGCCCGCCCGCCCGCGCCCCCTGCCCCGCTTTCCGTGCCGCCCAGCCCGCCTCCTCTCCCAGGGATGGTTCTTTACATGTCGCTTCTCAACAGCTCTCTCCACGAGGTCGACGCCGAGGTCGCCGCCGCCGTCGACGCCGAGCTCCACCGCCAGCAGTCCACCCTCGAAATGATCGCGTCGGAGAACTTCGCCCCCATCGCCGCCATGGAGGCGCAGGGCTCGGTCCTCACCAACAAGTACGCCGAGGGCTACCCCGGCCGCCGCTACTACGGCGGCTGTGAGTACGTCGACGTGGTCGAGGACCTGGCCAGGGACCGGGTGAAGGCGCTGTTCGGCGCCGAGGCCGCCAACGTGCAGCCGCACTCGGGCGCCCAGGCCAACGCCGCCGCGATGTTCGCCCTGCTCAAGCCCGGCGACACGATCATGGGCCTGGACCTGGCGCACGGCGGTCACCTCACCCACGGCATGAAGATCAACTTCTCCGGCAAGCTCTACAACGTCGTGGCCTACAAGGTCGACGACGAGACCAGCCAGGTCGACATGGCCGAGGTCGAGAAGCTCGCCAGGGAGCACCGTCCTCAGATGATCATCGCGGGCTGGTCCGCCTACCCGCGCCAGCTCGACTTCGCCGCCTTCCGCCGCATCGCCGACGAGGTCGGCGCCCTGCTGATGGTCGACATGGCGCACTTCGCCGGTCTGGTGGCCGCGGGCCTCCACCCCTCCCCCGTGCCCCACGCGGACGTCGTCACGACCACGACACACAAGACACTGGGCGGCCCGCGCGGCGGCGTGATCCTCTCGAAGAAGGAGTACGCGAAGAAGATCAACTCCGCCGTCTTCCCCGGCCAGCAGGGCGGCCCGCTGGAGCACGTCATCGCGGCGAAGGCCGTCTCCTTCAAGATCGCCGCCGGCGACGACTTCAAGGACCGCCAGCGCCGCACGCTCTCCGGCGCCCGCATCCTGGCCGAGCGCCTGCTGCGCCAGGACTCCGTCGACGCCGGCGTCTCGGTCCTGTCGGGCGGCACCGACGTCCACCTGGTCCTGGTCGACCTGCGCAACAGCGAGCTGGACGGCCAGCAGGCCGAGGACCGGCTGCACGACATCGGCATCACGGTCAACCGCAACGCCGTGCCGAACGACCCCCGTCCCCCGATGGTGACCTCGGGCCTGCGCGTGGGCACGCCCGCGCTGGCCACCCGGGGCTTCCAGGACGAGGACTTCACCGAGGTCGCCGACATCATCGCCGAGGCGCTGCTGCCGGACTTCGACGAGGCGAAGTCGAAGGCCCTCGCCACCCGCGTCTCCGCTCTCGCGGAGAAGCATCCGCTGTACCCGACCCTGGGCAAGTAGGGCTCCCCCGCGTTTCTCCCCCGGCCGGAGCCGGGGGAGAAGCGAGGGCCAAAGACACCGGCCACCACCACCCCACCCAGCAACACCCCGACGTCCCGCAGGGGCAGGGAGCCGCCATCATGGCCATCTCGGTCTTCGACCTGTTCTCCATCGGCATCGGCCCGTCCAGCTCGCACACCGTCGGCCCCATGCGGGCCGCGCTCATGTTCGCGCGACGCCTCAAGAACGAGGGCGTCCTCGCGCACACCGCCTCCGTGCGCGCCGAGCTGTTCGGCTCGCTCGGCGCGACCGGGCACGGCCACGGCACCCCCAAGGCGGTGCTGCTGGGCCTGGAGGGCGAGTCGCCGCGCACGGTCGACGTCGAACGCGCGGACGAGCGGGTCGAGCGGATCCGCACCGAGGGCCGGCTGCGGCTGCTGGCGGCCGAGATAGGCGATACGCACACCGTCCCCTTCGACGAGCGCACCCAGCTCGTCCTCCACCGCCGCCGCTCCCTGCCGTACCACGCCAACGGCATGACGCTCTTCGCCTACGACGAGGCGGGCACCCCGCTGGTGGAGAAGACGTACTACTCGGTGGGCGGCGGCTTCGTCGTGGACGAGGACGCCGTCGGCGAGGACCGCATCAAGCTGGACGACACCGTGCTGCGCCACCCCTTCCGCACCGGTGACGAGCTGCTGCGCCTGACCCGGGAGACCGGGCTGTCGGTCTCCCGGCTGATGCTGGAGAACGAGAAGGCGTGGCGCACCGAGGAGGAGATCCGCGCGGGCCTGCTGGAGATCTGGCAGGTCATGCGGGACTGCGTCGCACGCGGCCTGAGCCAGGAGGGCATCTTGCCCGGCGGCCTCAAGGTCCGCCGCCGCGCGGCCACCTCGGCCCGCCAGATGCGCGCCGAGGGCCGGGCCGAGGCGCAGGCGATGGAGTGGACGACGCTGTACGCCATGGCCGTGAACGAGGAGAACGCGGCGGGCGGCCGGGTCGTCACGGCCCCCACCAACGGTGCGGCCGGCATCATCCCCGCCGTCCTGCACTACGCCCACCACTACGTGCCCGGCACGGACGACGAGGCGATCATCCGCTTCCTCCTCGCGGCCGGCGCGATCGGCATGCTCTTCAAGGAGAACGCCTCGATCTCCGGCGCCGAGGTCGGCTGCCAGGGCGAGGTCGGCTCCGCCTGCTCCATGGCCGCCGGCGGCCTCGCGGAGATCCTGGGCGGCAGCCCCGAACAGGTCGAGAACGCCGCCGAGATCGGCATCGAACACAACCTCGGCCTCACCTGCGACCCGGTCGGCGGCCTCGTCCAGATCCCCTGCATCGAGCGCAACGGCATGGCGGCCGTCAAGGCCGTCACCGCGGCCCGCATGTCCCTGCGCGGCGACGGCCGCCACCACGTCTCCCTCGACAAGGCCATCAAGACCATGCGCGAGACGGGTGCGGACATGAAGGTCAAGTACAAGGAGACGGCGCGGGGCGGGCTCGCGGTGAACGTCATCGAGTGCTGAGCGCACCTGTCCTGACCAGGTGATTCGCGTCTTTCAGCGCTGTCACGGGCTTGCCCTTCCGTACGGGGCGAATGTCCCTCGGAAGTCCCTGTGACAGAGCTGAAGGTCCCTCCTTCGCAGGACAACGCCGGCGAGGCCGTCTGCGCGAACGCGTGCGACGGCGAGCCGGCGGAGGTGCCCGGGGTCCGGGCCGACGTGGACGCCGGCGGGTGGCCACCGCGCTCAACCATCGGTGGCCACGTGCCATCGATGGTTGAGTGAGATCATGGGCAACTTCGAGATCGACACCAGCTTGGTGCGCTCCCTGGTGAGAGAGCAGCATCCGGACCTCGCGGGGTTGGACCTGCGTGCGGTGGACGGCGGCTGGGACAACCAACTGTGGCGTCTTGGCGAGGAGTTGGCCGTGCGCATGCCGCGCACGGAGCGCGCGCCGTCCCTCCTGCGCAAAGAGCACCGGTGGCTGCCCGCCCTGGCGCCGCGCCTTCCGCTGCCGGTCCCGACCCCCACGCGGATCGGTGAACCGTCCGCGCGCTTCCCGCGGCCATGGACCATCGCGGCCTGGGTTCCTGGCGAACCGGCGGACCGCGCCCCGATCAGCCACGACCGCGCGGCTGACACCTTGGCGGGCTTCCTCAAAGCGCTTCATACGCAGGCGCCCGCCGAGGCACCGACCAGTCCGGATCGCGGGGTTCCCCTTGGCACGCTCGCGGACGCCGTCGAAAAGACACTCGCGGAAGCCGCCGCTGAAGGCGTTGCCGATGATCTCCGGAATGTCCGGGACATCTGGGACGAGGCCCTTGCGGCCCCCGATTGGCAGGGCCCGCCGGTATGGCTGCACGGCGATCTTCACCCGGCGAATGTCGTCGTCTCGAACGGGACGCTCTCGGGCGTGATCGACTTCGGTGACCTGTGCGCAGGCGATCCGGCGGTCGATCTCGCGGCTGCGTGGGTGCTCCTTCCCGCGGGCGCGGCATCACGGTTCTTCGATGCGTACGCGAACGCGGAGGGGGACGGGGACGGAGACGGGGACGGGGACGGGGACGGGGACGGGGACGGGGACGGGGCGATGATCCGGCGCGCACGAGGACTGGCTGCCCTGAAGTGCCTCTTCCTCATCCGCATGGGCCAGGCCGGGGAGCGGGGTCTTCCCGGTGGCAAGCCGACATGGGGACCCGCAGGCCGGGCAGCGCTTGACCGCGTCCTGGCATCAACTTAGGAGACGGCCGGGTTCCGCGTGCTCGCGGCGGCACCGCGGTGGTGCCCCCTGTGCGCGCCGCCGGTGTCGATTTCCTCGCGGTGAGCGCTTACCGGATTCACCTCGGCCACATGGCTCAGATTTGTTGGATTTTGATCGTTAGCATACGCGTCTGACGTTCACGCATATAGAGCCACCTACGCCATTCCACGCCACTCCATGCAGAAGTCGCGCGCTGGCGTGGCGCTAGCAATTCACTCATAAACCGGGAAGGTTGTACGCCCTCAGACCGCCATGTTCTTTCGTGGTCTTTTGTGTTGACACTTGTCGTACTGCGTGTGACGGTTGCGAGGCTTGGTCCTGGCCTGGATGTGCACTCTTCGTTCATCAACGGAAGTGAGGGTCATGAGCTCAGGAATACCGCGCCGCAGCGTTCTG
This sequence is a window from Streptomyces sp. NBC_01775. Protein-coding genes within it:
- the gcvT gene encoding glycine cleavage system aminomethyltransferase GcvT, translated to MTEPEPSAAPAPTAHDPAVRKTALDATHRALGATMTDFAGWDMPLRYGSEREEHLAVRSRAGLFDLSHMGEITLTGPQAGELLDYALVGNLSKLAVGRARYTMICDENGGILDDLIVYRLADQEYMVVANAANAQVVLDALHERLDAPETGLRSGAEVRDDRDGYALLAVQGPEAAGILRKLTGFDVDGLRYYAGERDIVAGRAALIARTGYTGEDGFELFVAPQDAEAVWSALTEAGADAGLVPCGLSCRDTLRLEAGMPLYGHELSTALTPFDAGLGRTVKFEKTTNEGRFVGREALAAAAERAESAPPRKLVGLVATGRRVPRAGYPVVAGEGTVIGEVTSGAPSPTLGKPIAMAYVDAAHAAPGTEGVAVDIRGSHEPYEVVALPFYKRG
- the gcvH gene encoding glycine cleavage system protein GcvH, which gives rise to MSNPQQLRYSKEHEWLSDAESGVATVGITAHAATALGDVVFVQLPEVGDTVTAGESCGELESTKSVSDLYSPASGEITEINQDVVDDPALVNSAPFEGGWLFKVTLSEEPKDLLSADEYTAFASGS
- a CDS encoding AAA family ATPase, coding for MGSLRGADTTARGPDAATATRADVPHDLRGTVARHTLRYPAGDVVVVSGLPGGGKSTLIRAAVPARADVIRVDSQDTRERWERRLPGWLPYGVYRPLVRIAHYAGLRRALASGAAVVVHDCGTQSWVRRWLARDAVRRGRALHLLLLDVTARDALSGQAERGRGVSGYAFRRHLRAVRRLRAAAQTGRLPGGCVSSVLLDRGSAQALREVIFTPASSADVPSPVPGARAPAVPPPGSGEGAVDGDTSGKTPDATGVSGPVQG
- a CDS encoding enhanced serine sensitivity protein SseB gives rise to the protein MTVPPQPPQPQHFGPGHGGGWPGNELEEALAASVQVPGAGARLLEVLGRSSVWVPLPEGGGRESRDLDLPTIELDGAAYVPVFSSEEQFLSVAGGHMSFTIAPAREFARGLPPQVGIAVNPEGTVGVPLPPEAVAELCKNTAAEQAVAGVARGARVRLYEPDWQDDPVTFLSAASSEFGALPFVRTARRALASAEGDPPALFVGLELDMLEPESRQAAHEALGRALHAAEVRWPVQMVLLDAARDPVVEWMRQCVRPFYARPGHD
- a CDS encoding ABC transporter substrate-binding protein, whose amino-acid sequence is MRTKRTSRRRLAAVSALAIGTLLATSACGGGDSDSDSAGAGFNAGINKVAKASDKKGGTIKYVGVQDADSWDTTRMYYAFAFDFARYYSRQLVSYDGAPGKKGINLKPDLAKAKAKISDDGKTYEYELKDGLKWEDGKPITAEDVKYGIERQWAQKVLSGGPTYLKDILDPDGKYKGPYEGGDFKGIETKGNKITFHLAERNGDFEQMLAMPTNSPVRKDKDAKSKYALKPFSSGPYKFQSYTPNKNLTLVRNPSWSKKNDDLRKALPDKVQVTLLTNPDERDKRLINGDADLDLNQRGMDSQGRTTALKKHKGNVDNSQSGFISYVAFPQSIKPFDNIHCRKAAIYGTDHKSVQTARGGPMAGGGLAINMLPPVVPGHDKSDDQYGIAKGKPDVTKAKAELKKCGKPKGFKTTMAVRNTDKADVKSSEAIQASLKKVGIDVEIDQFDGAQGSSIVGNQDKVKQKNYGMVMYGWGPDFPSGQGYGVELWHSKKIRDNGNNNYALIDEKKVDEGMDGAIAELDPDKAADKYAAVNKEVMKGGYYLPLTYLKVIQWRSSRLTNVYATDAYSGWYDFVNIGVK
- the glyA gene encoding serine hydroxymethyltransferase, translating into MSLLNSSLHEVDAEVAAAVDAELHRQQSTLEMIASENFAPIAAMEAQGSVLTNKYAEGYPGRRYYGGCEYVDVVEDLARDRVKALFGAEAANVQPHSGAQANAAAMFALLKPGDTIMGLDLAHGGHLTHGMKINFSGKLYNVVAYKVDDETSQVDMAEVEKLAREHRPQMIIAGWSAYPRQLDFAAFRRIADEVGALLMVDMAHFAGLVAAGLHPSPVPHADVVTTTTHKTLGGPRGGVILSKKEYAKKINSAVFPGQQGGPLEHVIAAKAVSFKIAAGDDFKDRQRRTLSGARILAERLLRQDSVDAGVSVLSGGTDVHLVLVDLRNSELDGQQAEDRLHDIGITVNRNAVPNDPRPPMVTSGLRVGTPALATRGFQDEDFTEVADIIAEALLPDFDEAKSKALATRVSALAEKHPLYPTLGK
- a CDS encoding aminoglycoside phosphotransferase family protein, which produces MGNFEIDTSLVRSLVREQHPDLAGLDLRAVDGGWDNQLWRLGEELAVRMPRTERAPSLLRKEHRWLPALAPRLPLPVPTPTRIGEPSARFPRPWTIAAWVPGEPADRAPISHDRAADTLAGFLKALHTQAPAEAPTSPDRGVPLGTLADAVEKTLAEAAAEGVADDLRNVRDIWDEALAAPDWQGPPVWLHGDLHPANVVVSNGTLSGVIDFGDLCAGDPAVDLAAAWVLLPAGAASRFFDAYANAEGDGDGDGDGDGDGDGDGDGAMIRRARGLAALKCLFLIRMGQAGERGLPGGKPTWGPAGRAALDRVLAST
- a CDS encoding ABC transporter permease, with the protein product MTAPLHEETSAQSAVAEPAPTGAEKAIEGRSLGRIAWERLKRDKVALIGGAIVLLLVLVAIFAPLITGLTGQSPNERHENLIDPLFSTPKSSLGGISGDHLLGVEPVSGRDILARIVYGARVSILVGFLSAFVAVVIGTLFGTLAGYFGGWLDAVISRVMDMLLAFPQLLFIISLISVMPNDMLGLAGTGVRLLVMILVIGFFGWPYIGRIVRGQVLSLREREYIEAARSLGAGRRYILTKELMPNLVAPITVYTTLMIPTNILTEAALSFLGVGVKPPTASWGSMLSDAVQFYESDPMYMIIPGVAIFLTVLAFNLFGDGVRDALDPKGTR
- a CDS encoding enhanced serine sensitivity protein SseB C-terminal domain-containing protein — protein: MSAGGSVEQLLRQVSPGVYDTFETYEALLQALAGSQLWMLLWNGQAGSPDAQYGNMEVGGYGYAPCVTSAQELAASGWNRAHEVVSGRDIATALFPDRWGIWLNPHAPGGGLGIPWPDLRRIAVGLDQLPAGPLRISEPALDIPQFYAQLSQNAHHTPAVRSLRRAWVQPSLGVPYLAIGLELYDNGPVSVEAARRMMAQSVLAVPAGLPVSTVAMSDDYDPVAMWLRRQSRPFFDRDAHAGAAQGAAPGFGYGYPRTF
- a CDS encoding L-serine ammonia-lyase codes for the protein MAISVFDLFSIGIGPSSSHTVGPMRAALMFARRLKNEGVLAHTASVRAELFGSLGATGHGHGTPKAVLLGLEGESPRTVDVERADERVERIRTEGRLRLLAAEIGDTHTVPFDERTQLVLHRRRSLPYHANGMTLFAYDEAGTPLVEKTYYSVGGGFVVDEDAVGEDRIKLDDTVLRHPFRTGDELLRLTRETGLSVSRLMLENEKAWRTEEEIRAGLLEIWQVMRDCVARGLSQEGILPGGLKVRRRAATSARQMRAEGRAEAQAMEWTTLYAMAVNEENAAGGRVVTAPTNGAAGIIPAVLHYAHHYVPGTDDEAIIRFLLAAGAIGMLFKENASISGAEVGCQGEVGSACSMAAGGLAEILGGSPEQVENAAEIGIEHNLGLTCDPVGGLVQIPCIERNGMAAVKAVTAARMSLRGDGRHHVSLDKAIKTMRETGADMKVKYKETARGGLAVNVIEC